The following proteins are encoded in a genomic region of Hymenobacter siberiensis:
- the purF gene encoding amidophosphoribosyltransferase — MCGIVGFHGPDNVVADMIVGLTALQHRGQDAAGIATFDDSFHLHKGQGLVNDVFKPKHVKKLKGNIGIGHVRYTTQGANDSDLAQPFTTSYPFGLAMVHNGNVINFRDVAKRLHDKYHVLPKTTNDLELIMYTFASELRVKDLDHLSVVDIFDAVETTQELVKGAYATITMIAGHGLLAFTDPLGIRPLVLGRRDTPAGPVYAFASESTCFDYLDFAFVKNVGPGQAIFIDNNFQVHYKNPYASPKAFCAFEHIYFAREDSVIHGHLVARERVRLGKRLARKVVDAGLKPDMVIDVPSSGYFAASGLAEAIGVPYRRALVKNNHMGRSFIVPTQAGREDVVKKKLNPIREFVAGKKVAVVDDSIVRGTTSRRIVRLLREAGAAEVYFISSAPPIVSPCIYGIDMAMSTELIAANYSTEEICRYIEADKVIYQDLSDLEELFAEEKGHGGSCFACFSGKYPTGDVTHYLRHIQEERASHRGDKKKEKKSVSAKAPEPTEH, encoded by the coding sequence ATGTGCGGAATAGTAGGTTTTCACGGTCCCGATAACGTCGTGGCTGATATGATTGTCGGCCTCACCGCCCTCCAGCACCGGGGGCAGGATGCGGCTGGCATCGCCACGTTCGACGACTCGTTCCACCTGCACAAGGGGCAGGGGCTCGTCAACGACGTGTTCAAGCCCAAGCACGTGAAGAAGCTGAAAGGCAACATCGGCATCGGGCATGTGCGCTACACCACCCAGGGCGCCAACGATTCTGACCTCGCGCAGCCTTTCACTACCAGCTACCCCTTCGGGCTGGCCATGGTGCACAACGGCAACGTAATCAACTTTCGCGACGTGGCCAAGCGCCTGCACGACAAGTACCACGTGCTGCCCAAAACCACCAACGACCTGGAGCTCATCATGTACACCTTCGCCTCGGAGCTGCGCGTGAAAGACCTCGACCACCTGTCAGTAGTGGATATTTTCGACGCCGTAGAAACCACCCAGGAGCTGGTGAAGGGTGCCTACGCCACCATCACGATGATAGCCGGGCATGGCCTGCTGGCTTTCACCGACCCGCTGGGCATCCGGCCGCTGGTGTTAGGGCGGCGCGACACGCCCGCCGGCCCGGTGTATGCTTTCGCTTCTGAAAGTACCTGCTTCGACTACCTCGATTTTGCCTTTGTGAAGAATGTGGGGCCGGGTCAGGCCATCTTCATCGACAACAATTTTCAGGTTCACTATAAAAATCCTTACGCCTCGCCCAAGGCGTTCTGTGCGTTCGAGCACATTTACTTTGCCCGCGAAGACTCCGTGATTCATGGCCACCTGGTGGCCCGCGAGCGGGTGCGCCTCGGCAAGCGTCTGGCTCGCAAGGTGGTCGATGCCGGCCTGAAGCCCGACATGGTCATCGACGTGCCAAGCTCGGGCTACTTCGCGGCCTCCGGGCTGGCCGAGGCCATTGGCGTGCCCTACCGCCGGGCGCTGGTGAAAAACAACCACATGGGCCGCTCCTTCATCGTGCCCACCCAGGCCGGCCGCGAGGACGTGGTGAAGAAAAAGCTAAACCCCATCCGCGAGTTTGTGGCGGGCAAGAAGGTGGCCGTGGTGGACGACAGCATTGTGCGCGGCACTACTTCGCGCCGCATCGTGCGGCTGCTGCGCGAAGCCGGCGCGGCCGAGGTATACTTCATTTCCAGCGCGCCGCCCATCGTGTCGCCCTGCATCTATGGCATCGACATGGCCATGAGCACCGAGCTGATTGCGGCCAATTATTCGACGGAAGAAATCTGCCGCTACATCGAAGCCGATAAGGTGATTTACCAGGATTTGTCGGATTTGGAGGAGCTTTTTGCCGAGGAGAAAGGCCACGGCGGCAGCTGCTTCGCCTGTTTCTCGGGCAAATACCCAACGGGCGACGTGACGCACTACCTCCGCCACATTCAGGAGGAACGCGCCAGCCACCGCGGCGATAAGAAAAAGGAAAAAAAGTCGGTGAGCGCCAAAGCCCCCGAGCCGACGGAGCATTAG
- the purN gene encoding phosphoribosylglycinamide formyltransferase, whose amino-acid sequence MTKLLDAFAQSGLAPLSPGEGLGGRPARLAILLSGRGSNMLALLGATKTGVLQGLAEVVVVFSNKPDAPGLTFAAEQGCPVASLPSQGRKRETFDAEAAALLQQYQPDLVVLAGYMRILSPAFIQPFAGRIINIHPADTHQHQGLHAYEWAFNNQLPETKITVHLVDEGLDTGPILAQQTVDLRGADTLAEVERRGLAVEHDLYAQALAELIQKGRHAERSEASLPQ is encoded by the coding sequence GTGACCAAGCTCCTTGATGCCTTTGCGCAAAGTGGTCTGGCGCCCCTCTCCCCCGGCGAGGGGCTGGGGGGGAGGCCTGCCCGCCTGGCTATCCTGCTGTCGGGGCGCGGCTCCAACATGCTGGCGCTGCTGGGAGCCACCAAAACTGGTGTGCTGCAAGGGCTGGCCGAAGTGGTGGTGGTGTTCAGTAACAAGCCCGATGCGCCCGGCCTTACCTTCGCCGCCGAGCAGGGCTGCCCGGTAGCCTCGCTGCCCAGCCAGGGCCGCAAGCGCGAAACATTCGATGCGGAAGCCGCCGCGCTGCTCCAGCAGTATCAGCCCGATTTGGTGGTGCTGGCGGGCTACATGCGTATTCTTTCGCCGGCCTTCATTCAGCCGTTTGCGGGCCGTATCATCAATATTCACCCCGCCGACACCCACCAGCACCAGGGCCTACACGCCTACGAGTGGGCTTTTAATAACCAGCTGCCCGAAACCAAAATCACCGTCCATCTGGTTGATGAGGGCCTCGATACCGGCCCCATTCTCGCTCAGCAAACGGTGGATTTGCGCGGGGCCGATACCCTGGCGGAAGTCGAGCGGCGCGGCCTGGCCGTGGAGCATGATTTATATGCCCAAGCGTTGGCTGAACTGATACAAAAAGGCCGTCATGCAGAGCGCAGCGAAGCATCTTTACCGCAGTAG
- the purD gene encoding phosphoribosylamine--glycine ligase, producing the protein MSNTKTLLLLGSGAREHALAEKLTRDGATVHVLPGNAGIPNSHPEIDPLDFEAVKAFAQAHDARLIVVGPEAPLAAGITDFFAGSNIQVFGPTRSAARLESSKVWSKEFMRRHGVATAQAWTFRSDNIAEARAKAAELGGHVVVKYDGLAAGKGVYVCSSPEEAEAAFDDLQTSYSGWFSFLLEEKLTGPEISIIGLTDGRVIRLLATSQDHKQLLAGDLGPNTGGMGAYCPVPFADDNVLAAIRRDIVDPTLGGIQHEQFDFRGFLYFGIMLTPTGPKLLEYNVRLGDPEAEVLLPALDSSLLALIEGTLNGTLSRQGVVQRPGAFVGVVLASGGYPAPKFATGFPITGLDKLPIGVRAYHGATRRNEAGELVTNGGRVLVLTAHGVDLADATARAYEACSIVSFQDMYVRPDIAQRPAPVLTDSVVN; encoded by the coding sequence ATGTCAAACACTAAAACCCTTCTCCTCCTCGGCTCCGGCGCGCGCGAGCACGCCCTGGCCGAAAAGCTGACCCGCGACGGGGCCACGGTGCACGTGCTGCCCGGCAACGCCGGCATTCCCAATAGCCACCCCGAAATCGACCCGCTCGACTTCGAGGCCGTGAAAGCCTTCGCGCAGGCCCACGACGCCCGGCTGATTGTGGTGGGGCCGGAAGCCCCGCTAGCGGCCGGCATCACCGACTTTTTCGCGGGCTCCAATATCCAGGTGTTCGGCCCTACCCGCTCGGCGGCGCGGCTGGAAAGCTCGAAGGTGTGGAGCAAGGAATTCATGCGCCGCCACGGCGTGGCCACGGCGCAGGCCTGGACCTTCCGCAGCGACAACATTGCCGAAGCTCGCGCCAAAGCGGCTGAGCTGGGCGGGCATGTGGTGGTGAAATACGACGGCCTGGCCGCCGGCAAGGGCGTGTATGTGTGCTCGTCGCCGGAAGAAGCCGAAGCGGCGTTTGATGATTTGCAAACGAGTTACTCCGGCTGGTTTTCCTTCCTGCTGGAGGAAAAATTGACCGGTCCCGAAATCAGCATCATCGGTCTCACCGATGGCCGTGTTATTCGCTTGCTGGCCACTTCGCAGGACCACAAGCAGCTGCTGGCCGGCGACCTCGGCCCCAACACCGGCGGCATGGGCGCCTACTGCCCGGTGCCCTTTGCCGACGACAACGTGCTCGCCGCCATCCGCCGCGACATCGTGGACCCCACCCTCGGCGGTATCCAGCACGAGCAGTTCGACTTCCGGGGCTTCCTGTATTTCGGCATCATGCTCACGCCCACCGGTCCCAAGCTGCTCGAATACAACGTGCGTCTCGGCGACCCCGAAGCCGAAGTCCTGCTGCCAGCCCTCGACAGCAGCCTGCTGGCCCTCATCGAAGGCACCCTCAACGGCACGCTTTCCCGGCAGGGTGTGGTGCAGCGGCCCGGCGCTTTTGTGGGCGTGGTGCTGGCCTCGGGCGGCTACCCGGCTCCAAAATTCGCTACCGGCTTCCCCATCACCGGCCTCGATAAGTTGCCCATTGGTGTGCGCGCCTACCACGGCGCCACCCGGCGCAACGAGGCCGGCGAGCTGGTGACCAACGGCGGCCGCGTGCTCGTGCTCACCGCCCACGGCGTTGATTTGGCTGATGCGACTGCCCGCGCCTACGAAGCGTGCAGTATCGTTAGCTTCCAAGATATGTACGTGCGGCCCGACATTGCCCAACGCCCCGCGCCGGTGCTGACAGACAGTGTTGTAAATTGA
- the purC gene encoding phosphoribosylaminoimidazolesuccinocarboxamide synthase produces MNTLTHFASPQLPLLHRGKVRDSLRAPSGDRLIIVTDRLSAFDSVLETAIPHKGAVLNGLANFWFEKTAHIIPNHVIKLIDANAMLVKEAEPIKVEMIVRNYITGSMLRGYQKGQRTFSGVTVPDGLTKHQQFPEPIVTPTTKEESDREITPENLVSEGWVSKELYDQMKEKSLALFKVGSEQLTAKGIILVDTKYEFGLLNGELILIDEMHTPDSSRFWSAEDYAQNPETVEQMDKEYVRQWLIANKKDGQYPRALTPEVAQEASRRYLDIYERIVGEPLPTAETGTADAPHTGRQDARARMLANLVQAGLIKDAWVNIVMGSPADKEHCEKIRQQFEGYDVFTQLRVTSAHKNGEAIAGMADIWNNSIEPGVIIAVAGLSNGLGGALAANVNVPVISCPPYKDYAELAMNLNSSVIMPSGTPNLTVVRPDNAAQGALRALNLPRLRERLSQDILATKAKLRAADEEFKQL; encoded by the coding sequence ATGAACACCCTCACCCACTTCGCTTCTCCCCAACTCCCCCTGCTGCACCGCGGCAAAGTGCGCGACAGCCTGCGTGCGCCCAGCGGCGACCGCCTCATCATCGTGACCGACCGCCTCTCGGCCTTCGACTCGGTGCTGGAAACTGCCATTCCCCACAAGGGTGCGGTGCTAAACGGCCTGGCTAATTTCTGGTTCGAAAAGACGGCCCACATCATTCCTAATCACGTTATCAAGCTCATCGATGCCAACGCCATGCTGGTGAAGGAGGCCGAGCCCATTAAGGTGGAAATGATTGTGCGGAACTACATCACCGGCTCGATGCTGCGGGGCTACCAGAAGGGCCAGCGCACGTTCTCGGGCGTGACCGTGCCCGACGGCCTGACCAAGCACCAGCAGTTTCCGGAGCCAATTGTGACGCCGACGACTAAGGAAGAGTCGGACCGCGAAATCACCCCTGAAAACCTCGTGAGCGAAGGTTGGGTGAGCAAGGAGCTGTACGACCAGATGAAGGAAAAATCCCTGGCGTTGTTCAAAGTGGGCTCCGAGCAGCTGACCGCGAAGGGCATTATTCTGGTCGATACCAAGTATGAGTTTGGCCTGCTGAACGGCGAGCTGATTCTCATCGACGAGATGCACACGCCCGACTCGTCGCGCTTCTGGAGCGCCGAGGACTACGCCCAGAACCCCGAAACGGTCGAGCAGATGGACAAGGAGTACGTCCGTCAGTGGCTGATTGCCAACAAAAAGGACGGCCAGTACCCCCGCGCCCTCACCCCGGAAGTGGCCCAGGAAGCCAGCCGCCGCTACCTCGACATCTACGAGCGCATTGTGGGCGAGCCCCTGCCCACCGCCGAAACCGGCACCGCCGACGCGCCCCACACCGGCCGCCAGGACGCCCGCGCCCGCATGCTGGCCAACCTCGTGCAGGCCGGCCTCATTAAGGATGCTTGGGTGAACATCGTGATGGGCTCGCCCGCCGATAAGGAGCACTGCGAGAAAATCCGCCAGCAGTTTGAGGGCTACGACGTATTCACCCAGCTGCGCGTGACCTCGGCCCACAAAAACGGCGAAGCCATCGCCGGCATGGCCGACATCTGGAACAACAGCATTGAGCCCGGCGTCATCATCGCCGTGGCCGGCCTGAGCAATGGCCTTGGCGGCGCCCTGGCCGCCAACGTGAACGTGCCCGTGATTTCGTGCCCGCCCTACAAGGACTACGCCGAGCTGGCCATGAACCTGAACTCGTCGGTCATCATGCCCTCGGGCACGCCCAACCTCACCGTAGTGCGCCCCGACAACGCCGCCCAGGGTGCCCTGCGCGCCCTGAACCTGCCCCGCCTGCGCGAACGGCTGAGCCAGGATATTCTCGCCACCAAAGCCAAGCTGAGAGCGGCCGACGAGGAATTTAAACAACTCTAA
- a CDS encoding phosphoribosylformylglycinamidine synthase subunit PurQ, which produces MVHALILTGFGINCEEEFAAAYRLAGAEATIVHLNQVLHGQVSIHDFDILNFPGGFSFGDDLGSGVVLANKLRYRQNGPKGRTLLDDIKQFIADGKFVFGICNGFQVLVKLGLLPNMGGDVTPEVTLTHNASGRYEDRWVTLRANPLSNTPFLKGIDTLEVPVRHGEGRLVIPDAATQAAIEAAGLNCLTYADFDGSATDVYPFNPNGAALNCAALTDPTGQVFGLMPHPEAFLSAYNHPDWARRRRQNPDASEEGEGLQIFKNIVAHIAQKNAATAPTIQIVNQN; this is translated from the coding sequence ATGGTTCACGCACTAATTCTGACCGGATTCGGCATCAACTGCGAAGAAGAATTCGCGGCGGCCTACCGGCTGGCCGGGGCCGAAGCTACCATCGTGCACCTCAACCAGGTGCTGCACGGACAGGTGAGCATCCACGATTTCGACATTCTGAACTTCCCCGGCGGCTTCTCCTTCGGTGATGACCTCGGCTCGGGCGTGGTGCTGGCTAACAAGCTGCGCTACCGCCAGAACGGTCCCAAGGGTCGCACCCTGCTCGATGACATCAAGCAGTTTATTGCCGACGGCAAATTCGTATTCGGCATCTGCAATGGCTTCCAGGTGCTGGTAAAGCTGGGGCTACTGCCCAATATGGGCGGCGACGTGACGCCCGAAGTGACGCTGACGCACAACGCCAGCGGCCGCTACGAAGACCGGTGGGTGACGCTCCGCGCCAACCCCTTGTCGAACACGCCTTTTCTCAAAGGCATTGATACGCTAGAGGTGCCCGTGCGCCACGGTGAGGGCCGGCTGGTGATTCCGGATGCCGCCACGCAGGCCGCCATCGAAGCGGCCGGGCTGAACTGCCTGACCTACGCCGATTTCGACGGCAGCGCCACCGACGTATATCCCTTCAACCCCAACGGTGCAGCCCTGAACTGCGCGGCCCTGACGGACCCCACGGGCCAGGTTTTTGGCCTCATGCCGCACCCCGAGGCCTTTTTGTCGGCCTACAACCACCCCGACTGGGCCCGCCGCCGCCGCCAGAACCCCGATGCCTCGGAAGAAGGGGAGGGGCTGCAAATCTTCAAGAATATCGTGGCGCACATCGCCCAAAAGAATGCCGCTACGGCCCCGACCATACAAATCGTCAATCAAAACTAG
- a CDS encoding AIR synthase-related protein has product MSENTTHTIQLTLKPGQHDGDGQRVAEAAARHLGLATGRVRSAALYTVRYPLSETQLHDFATRCLADPVLHDVRLNELTAAPGFATYILVARRPGVTDDEGTSAQNALADLLNEPLDVHTQHIFSKKLYLIENDLPEADLRRIAEELLGNKLINWLEVGRVADGIRDYTPRPGGGAEAITEVISLTGRTDAELVQLSRENIYALNLEEMRAVRDYFATAETQEERKAVGLPADPTDCELEIIAQTWSEHCKHKEFSALINYKDLETGEEKQVDSLFKTYIKDATSEVDRQLRANGNDWLVKVFSDNAGAVRINADSLFVWKVETHNSPSAIDPYGGAITGILGNNRDPLATGIGGARLLFNTNVLCFGNPEYDGPLLTGQLHPRRILEGVRKGIEDGGNKSGIPTVNGAIVFDDRYAGKPLVYCGTGAVMPMQFAGKDSWEKNIDAGDRIIMAGGRVGKDGIHGATFSSIELDETAPATAVQIGSPITQKLAMDFLMLAARRGLLKCSTDNGAGGLSSSVGELAGISGGAVVQLERVPLKYPGLRPWEIFVSESQERFTLVVEPGKMAEIMSLGQEMEVELTDIGHFTSDGFLDVRFDGAPVARLNMEFLHEGVPRKILEAEWTKPTAAEPEIPATTDYTETLTQLLGSLNICSRESVIRQYDHEVKGRTIVKPLMGATGQAPQDAAVVRFNFESWEGVAVSNGILPRYGDLDAYHMSAGAFDEGVRQIIAVGGKLPNLTPGDGIFWSVNDNFCVPDSVYDPISNPDGKQKLAKLVRMCEALRDATAAYCIPLTSGKDSMKNDFKADGVKISVPPTVLYSMTAKMEDVRRAVTSDFKQADDVVYLLGETYDELGGSEFYALHGQLGANVPKVDFAQAKALYTLIGEANDQRIIQSCHDLSDGGLAVALAETTFGYGYGAEIDLPTVGLPLATQLFSESHSRFLATVAPEDVVAFEQLLGSRATRLGRVTLDGQLTVRHAGQPVIAANTATLRAAWTNGPVNQLLGVPSSTLSH; this is encoded by the coding sequence ATGTCCGAAAACACCACCCACACCATTCAGCTTACCCTGAAACCCGGCCAGCACGACGGCGACGGCCAGCGCGTGGCCGAAGCCGCCGCCCGCCATCTCGGCCTGGCCACTGGCCGTGTGCGCAGCGCCGCCCTCTACACGGTGCGCTACCCGCTCAGCGAAACCCAGCTGCACGATTTCGCCACCCGCTGCCTCGCCGACCCGGTGCTGCACGACGTGCGCCTGAACGAGCTGACGGCCGCGCCCGGCTTCGCTACCTATATATTGGTAGCCCGCCGCCCCGGCGTGACTGACGACGAAGGCACCTCGGCCCAAAATGCCCTGGCCGACCTGCTGAACGAGCCGCTCGACGTGCACACGCAGCACATTTTCAGTAAGAAGCTCTATTTAATTGAAAACGACCTGCCCGAAGCTGACCTGCGCCGTATCGCGGAGGAGCTTCTTGGCAATAAGCTCATCAACTGGCTGGAAGTGGGGCGCGTGGCCGATGGTATCCGCGACTACACGCCGCGCCCCGGCGGCGGCGCCGAAGCCATCACCGAAGTCATTTCGCTGACCGGCCGTACTGATGCGGAGCTGGTGCAGCTCTCGAGGGAGAACATCTATGCGCTGAACCTGGAGGAGATGCGGGCCGTGCGCGACTACTTCGCCACCGCCGAAACTCAGGAGGAGCGGAAAGCCGTCGGCCTGCCCGCTGACCCCACGGATTGCGAGCTGGAAATCATCGCCCAGACGTGGTCGGAGCATTGCAAACACAAGGAGTTTTCGGCCCTCATCAACTACAAAGACCTGGAAACGGGTGAGGAGAAGCAGGTTGATTCGCTCTTCAAAACTTACATCAAGGACGCCACTTCCGAAGTAGACCGCCAGCTGCGCGCCAACGGCAACGACTGGTTGGTGAAAGTATTCTCCGACAACGCCGGCGCGGTGCGCATCAACGCCGACTCGCTGTTCGTGTGGAAGGTGGAAACGCACAACTCGCCCTCGGCGATTGACCCGTACGGCGGGGCCATCACGGGTATTCTGGGCAACAACCGCGACCCACTGGCCACCGGCATCGGCGGCGCGCGGCTGCTGTTCAATACCAACGTGCTGTGCTTCGGCAACCCCGAGTACGATGGGCCGCTACTGACCGGGCAGCTGCACCCGCGCCGCATTCTGGAAGGCGTGCGCAAGGGTATCGAAGACGGCGGCAACAAGTCGGGCATTCCAACGGTGAACGGCGCCATTGTATTTGATGACCGGTATGCTGGCAAGCCGCTGGTGTACTGCGGCACCGGCGCGGTGATGCCCATGCAGTTTGCGGGTAAGGATTCGTGGGAAAAGAATATCGATGCCGGCGACCGCATCATCATGGCCGGTGGCCGGGTGGGCAAGGACGGCATTCACGGCGCGACGTTTTCGAGCATCGAGCTCGATGAAACCGCGCCCGCCACGGCCGTGCAAATCGGTTCGCCAATCACCCAGAAGCTGGCAATGGATTTCCTGATGCTGGCGGCCCGGCGCGGCCTGCTGAAATGCAGCACCGACAACGGCGCGGGCGGCCTCTCGTCTAGCGTGGGCGAGCTGGCCGGCATCTCGGGTGGCGCGGTAGTGCAGCTGGAGCGTGTACCGCTGAAGTACCCCGGCCTGCGGCCCTGGGAGATTTTCGTGAGCGAGTCGCAGGAGCGGTTTACGCTGGTGGTCGAGCCCGGAAAAATGGCCGAAATCATGTCGCTGGGCCAGGAAATGGAAGTGGAGCTGACCGATATCGGCCACTTTACCTCGGATGGTTTCCTGGACGTGCGCTTCGATGGTGCGCCGGTGGCCCGCCTCAATATGGAGTTTCTGCACGAGGGCGTGCCGCGCAAAATTCTGGAAGCCGAGTGGACCAAACCCACCGCCGCTGAGCCCGAGATTCCGGCTACAACGGACTATACCGAAACGCTGACGCAGCTGCTCGGCTCGCTCAATATCTGCTCGCGCGAATCAGTGATTCGCCAGTACGACCACGAGGTGAAGGGCCGCACCATTGTGAAGCCCCTGATGGGCGCCACCGGCCAGGCCCCGCAGGACGCGGCCGTGGTGCGCTTCAATTTCGAGAGCTGGGAAGGCGTGGCCGTGAGTAACGGCATCCTGCCGCGCTACGGCGATTTGGACGCCTACCATATGTCGGCCGGCGCGTTCGACGAGGGGGTGCGCCAGATTATCGCGGTAGGAGGGAAGCTCCCGAACCTGACGCCCGGCGACGGGATTTTCTGGTCGGTGAACGACAACTTCTGCGTGCCCGACTCGGTGTACGACCCCATCAGTAACCCCGATGGCAAGCAGAAGCTGGCCAAGCTGGTGCGCATGTGCGAAGCCCTACGCGACGCCACGGCGGCCTACTGCATCCCGCTCACCAGCGGCAAGGACTCGATGAAGAACGACTTCAAGGCCGATGGCGTGAAGATTTCGGTGCCGCCCACCGTGCTCTACTCGATGACGGCCAAAATGGAAGACGTGCGCCGCGCCGTGACTTCGGATTTCAAGCAAGCAGACGACGTAGTGTACCTGCTCGGCGAAACTTACGACGAGCTGGGCGGTTCTGAGTTCTACGCCCTGCACGGCCAGCTTGGTGCGAATGTACCGAAGGTGGACTTCGCCCAAGCCAAGGCGCTGTACACCCTTATCGGCGAAGCCAACGACCAGCGCATCATCCAGTCCTGCCACGACCTGAGCGACGGCGGCCTCGCCGTAGCGCTGGCCGAAACCACGTTTGGCTACGGCTACGGGGCTGAAATCGACCTGCCCACCGTCGGTCTGCCGCTGGCGACGCAGCTGTTTTCGGAGTCGCACTCGCGCTTTCTGGCTACGGTAGCACCGGAGGATGTGGTGGCGTTCGAGCAGCTGCTCGGTAGCCGCGCCACCCGCCTCGGCCGCGTGACCCTGGATGGCCAGCTGACCGTGCGCCACGCAGGCCAGCCGGTTATTGCGGCTAACACCGCCACGTTGCGCGCTGCCTGGACCAACGGGCCGGTGAACCAGCTGCTGGGCGTGCCCTCTTCAACCCTTTCGCACTAA
- the pyrE gene encoding orotate phosphoribosyltransferase — protein MTETTQAHSPIALDAELLTGQLHQEDALLRGHFRLSSGLHSDTYVQCARFLRRPELAAPAAAALAGQIQAAGLQPDVVVGPAMGGVVIGYELARQLGVPGIFTERDADGQMALRRGFTIEPGERVVIAEDVVTTGKSTLEVAKVLRAMGAEVLAVASLIDRTGGKGGLDFPHFALLSVQAATFAPESCPLCAAGVPVVKPGSRPEKAF, from the coding sequence ATGACTGAAACCACCCAAGCTCATTCGCCCATTGCCCTCGATGCCGAGCTGCTGACCGGGCAGCTGCATCAGGAAGATGCCTTGTTGCGTGGGCACTTCCGACTGTCGTCGGGCCTGCACTCCGATACCTACGTGCAGTGCGCCCGCTTCCTGCGCCGCCCGGAGCTGGCCGCACCGGCCGCCGCCGCGCTGGCTGGCCAGATTCAGGCTGCCGGCCTGCAGCCCGACGTGGTGGTAGGCCCCGCCATGGGCGGCGTGGTGATTGGCTACGAGCTGGCCCGGCAGCTGGGCGTGCCCGGCATCTTCACCGAGCGCGACGCGGACGGACAGATGGCCCTGCGGCGTGGCTTCACCATCGAGCCGGGTGAAAGAGTGGTTATTGCCGAAGATGTAGTGACGACCGGCAAAAGTACCCTGGAAGTAGCTAAGGTGCTGCGTGCTATGGGTGCAGAGGTGCTGGCCGTGGCTTCGCTGATTGACCGCACGGGCGGAAAGGGCGGGCTGGATTTCCCGCATTTCGCGCTGCTTTCGGTGCAGGCAGCGACCTTTGCCCCCGAGAGTTGCCCCCTGTGTGCTGCCGGCGTGCCGGTAGTGAAGCCCGGCAGCCGGCCGGAGAAAGCGTTTTGA
- the pyrF gene encoding orotidine-5'-phosphate decarboxylase, producing MEKLIARVQAANSLLCVGLDPTGDDVTVARRLGEVIAQAAPYAAAFKPNLAFFLSRENGVALLQQTVRDIPKDIPVILDGKFGDIANTAEQYARFSYDIVGADGVTVNPYMGDDTIRPFARPGKIVFSLAKTSNKPQHGLQDAAMTRGGSISDWAARLAKLMDEEIPDSTVGLVVGATEPATVAKLRAACSEQWFLVPGIGVQGGDLSATLRAGLRQDGSGLLINSSRGIWQAPDAGAAARELQEQINEFRAVTSPTHA from the coding sequence ATGGAAAAGCTCATTGCCCGCGTTCAAGCCGCTAATTCCCTGCTCTGTGTCGGCCTCGACCCCACCGGTGACGATGTCACCGTGGCCCGCCGTCTGGGCGAAGTAATTGCCCAGGCCGCGCCCTACGCGGCTGCGTTCAAGCCCAACCTTGCGTTCTTTCTGAGCCGTGAAAACGGAGTGGCCCTGCTCCAGCAAACCGTGCGCGATATCCCGAAGGACATTCCGGTGATTCTGGACGGCAAATTCGGTGACATCGCCAACACGGCTGAGCAGTACGCCCGCTTCTCCTATGACATTGTGGGTGCCGACGGCGTGACCGTGAACCCCTATATGGGCGACGACACCATTCGGCCCTTCGCCCGGCCCGGCAAAATCGTTTTCTCCCTCGCGAAAACCTCCAATAAGCCCCAGCACGGCCTGCAGGACGCGGCCATGACGCGCGGTGGCTCCATCAGCGACTGGGCCGCCCGCCTGGCTAAGCTCATGGACGAGGAAATACCCGACTCGACCGTGGGCCTGGTAGTAGGCGCAACCGAGCCGGCCACCGTGGCCAAGCTCCGCGCCGCCTGCTCCGAGCAATGGTTCCTGGTGCCGGGCATCGGGGTGCAGGGCGGCGACCTTTCGGCCACGCTGCGGGCCGGCCTGCGGCAGGATGGCAGCGGCCTGCTCATCAATTCCTCGCGGGGAATCTGGCAGGCTCCCGATGCTGGAGCCGCTGCCCGGGAGCTTCAGGAACAAATCAACGAATTCCGGGCCGTAACGAGCCCGACCCACGCCTGA